The Astyanax mexicanus isolate ESR-SI-001 chromosome 24, AstMex3_surface, whole genome shotgun sequence genome has a segment encoding these proteins:
- the srsf3b gene encoding serine/arginine-rich splicing factor 3b isoform X2: MHRDCPLDCKVYVGNLGNNGNKSELERAFGYYGPLRSVWVARNPPGFAFVEFEDPRDATDAVRELDGRNLCGCRVRVELSNGEKRSRNRGPPPSWSRRPRDDYRRRSPPPRRRSPRRRSFSRSRSRSLSRDRRRERSLSRDRNHKPSRSFSRSRSRSRSNDRK; this comes from the exons ATGCATAGAGACTGCCCGTTGGACTGTAAGGTGTACGTGGGGAACCTGGGGAATAATGGGAATAAATCAGAGCTGGAGAGGGCGTTCGGATACTACGGCCCCCTGCGCAGCGTGTGGGTGGCCAGGAACCCCCCTGGCTTTGCTTTCGTAGAGTTTGAGGACCCTCGCGATGCTACAGACGCTGTCAGAGAGCTGGACGGCAG GAATCTGTGCGGTTGCCGCGTGAGGGTCGAGCTGTCCAATGGTGAGAAGCGATCTCGTAACCGGGGCCCGCCCCCATCCTGGAGCCGCCGGCCACGCGACGATTATCGCAGGCGCAGCCCGCCGCCCAGGCGCAG ATCCCCCCGCAGGAGGAGCTTCAGCCGCAGTCGCAGcag ATCTCTCTCCAGAGACCGTAGAAGGGAGAGGTCTCTGTCGCGTGACAGGAACCATAAACCATCTCGATCCTTTTCCAGATCCAGAAG tcGTTCTAGATCAAACGACAGGAAGTGA
- the srsf3b gene encoding serine/arginine-rich splicing factor 3b isoform X1, giving the protein MGDPSMHRDCPLDCKVYVGNLGNNGNKSELERAFGYYGPLRSVWVARNPPGFAFVEFEDPRDATDAVRELDGRNLCGCRVRVELSNGEKRSRNRGPPPSWSRRPRDDYRRRSPPPRRRSPRRRSFSRSRSRSLSRDRRRERSLSRDRNHKPSRSFSRSRSRSRSNDRK; this is encoded by the exons ATGGGAG ATCCCAGCATGCATAGAGACTGCCCGTTGGACTGTAAGGTGTACGTGGGGAACCTGGGGAATAATGGGAATAAATCAGAGCTGGAGAGGGCGTTCGGATACTACGGCCCCCTGCGCAGCGTGTGGGTGGCCAGGAACCCCCCTGGCTTTGCTTTCGTAGAGTTTGAGGACCCTCGCGATGCTACAGACGCTGTCAGAGAGCTGGACGGCAG GAATCTGTGCGGTTGCCGCGTGAGGGTCGAGCTGTCCAATGGTGAGAAGCGATCTCGTAACCGGGGCCCGCCCCCATCCTGGAGCCGCCGGCCACGCGACGATTATCGCAGGCGCAGCCCGCCGCCCAGGCGCAG ATCCCCCCGCAGGAGGAGCTTCAGCCGCAGTCGCAGcag ATCTCTCTCCAGAGACCGTAGAAGGGAGAGGTCTCTGTCGCGTGACAGGAACCATAAACCATCTCGATCCTTTTCCAGATCCAGAAG tcGTTCTAGATCAAACGACAGGAAGTGA
- the pth4 gene encoding parathyroid hormone 4 codes for MMLKAQRCQTSISLVVLMVLALTHCQENERRAVTEHQLMHDRGRSIQSLKRLIWLSSAIEGLHTAHTRTLTATADQQQPADSSIHRGALELLLSDMYRPYLAANTGDGDK; via the exons ATGATGCTGAAAGCTCAGAGATGCCAAACCTCCATCAGTCTGGTGGTGCTGATGGTGTTAGCGCTCACACACTGCCAGGAGAACGAGag GCGGGCAGTAACAGAGCACCAGCTGATGCATGACCGCGGGCGCTCCATCCAGAGTCTGAAGAGGCTAATCTGGCTCTCCAGCGCCATCGAGGGATTACACACCGCCCACACCCGCACCCTGACCGCCACCGCCGACCAGCAGCAGCCTGCGGACAGCAGCATCCACAGGGGGGCGCTAGAGCTGCTGCTGAGCGACATGTACAGGCCGTACCTCGCTGCCAATACGGGGGACGGAGACAAATAA